The Halococcus sediminicola genome has a segment encoding these proteins:
- a CDS encoding Single-stranded DNA binding protein: MTLDDHAEALASDLGVDKEEVKADLENLVEYSVPVEEAKSSLRRKYGDSTATGEPTAKDLADVSTSDSAVTVRGRVLTVGKRSIRYQGDDLVIFEGELGDESGTISYTAWEDFDLAPGDTVEALGAGVREWDGDPELNLGSETTIEFADESMTIPHDIGGERSLSELAPGDRGRTVEVRVAEVEEKVIDGRDGETAILSGVFADETGRLPFTDWNPHDEIEEGGSIRIENAYVREFRGVPSVNVAEFSTIEPLDREVEGGESAPRMSVREAVSTGGLFDVELTGNLLAVRDGSGLIQRCPDCGRVIQKGQCRAHGDVDGEDDLRVKAIVDDGTASLTAVLDADLTEEIYGGDVEDAREAARDAMDQEVVAESIHEELVGHEFRVRGTLSVDDYGANLEATEFAACADDPAERARTLLTEADEAGETEVAE; encoded by the coding sequence ATGACACTCGACGACCATGCCGAGGCTCTCGCCTCCGACCTCGGCGTCGACAAAGAGGAGGTCAAAGCGGACCTAGAGAACTTGGTCGAGTACAGCGTGCCGGTAGAGGAAGCCAAGAGCAGCCTCCGCCGGAAGTACGGCGACAGCACTGCCACCGGGGAACCCACGGCGAAGGACCTCGCGGACGTTTCAACGAGCGACTCGGCGGTGACGGTCCGGGGGCGAGTGCTCACCGTCGGCAAGCGCTCGATCCGCTATCAGGGCGACGACCTCGTGATCTTCGAGGGCGAACTCGGCGACGAGTCGGGCACGATCTCCTACACCGCGTGGGAGGACTTCGACCTCGCGCCGGGCGACACGGTCGAGGCGCTCGGCGCTGGCGTCCGCGAGTGGGACGGCGACCCCGAACTCAACCTCGGCTCGGAGACGACCATCGAGTTCGCCGACGAGTCCATGACTATTCCCCACGACATCGGCGGCGAGCGCTCGCTGTCCGAGCTCGCGCCGGGCGACCGCGGGCGCACCGTCGAGGTGCGCGTCGCCGAGGTCGAGGAGAAGGTCATCGACGGGCGCGACGGCGAAACGGCGATCCTGAGCGGGGTGTTCGCCGACGAGACTGGCAGACTGCCCTTCACCGACTGGAACCCACACGACGAAATCGAGGAGGGAGGTTCGATACGTATCGAGAACGCCTACGTCCGCGAGTTTCGGGGCGTGCCGTCGGTGAACGTCGCCGAGTTCTCGACCATCGAACCGCTCGACAGGGAGGTCGAAGGCGGCGAGAGCGCACCACGGATGAGCGTCCGCGAGGCGGTTTCGACTGGTGGGCTGTTCGACGTCGAACTCACCGGGAACCTGCTCGCGGTGCGGGACGGCTCGGGACTCATCCAACGCTGTCCCGACTGCGGGCGCGTCATCCAGAAGGGCCAGTGTCGTGCCCACGGCGACGTCGACGGCGAGGACGATCTGCGGGTGAAGGCCATCGTGGACGACGGCACGGCGTCGCTCACCGCCGTTCTCGACGCCGACCTCACCGAAGAGATCTACGGCGGCGACGTCGAAGACGCACGCGAGGCCGCCCGCGACGCGATGGACCAGGAAGTGGTAGCCGAGTCCATCCACGAGGAACTCGTCGGCCACGAGTTCCGGGTGCGGGGGACGCTCTCGGTCGACGACTACGGCGCGAACCTCGAAGCGACCGAGTTCGCGGCGTGTGCCGACGATCCCGCCGAGCGCGCACGAACGCTGCTCACCGAAGCGGATGAAGCGGGCGAGACCGAGGTGGCCGAATGA
- a CDS encoding LVIVD repeat-containing protein: protein MPGTTRRAVLKALGVVGVGSGVAYGALRMEDGGETAGGANETSTATAAPTRTTQAETPTATPTPSTWRLENLSQSQLSSSAGGFSEGVIRSDGRYAAIGTRFSGTGSYLVDLRDPNSPELVHHFPADDGVTCLDVKFGPKKGLYCRSNHPAGDSGVQIVDYGFAEGTPESPRIIGELNSGGTHNLFVRSNASVVYTVNYSDDPDTGGIDIWDVSKLRSPRQHGTAGPPGLAHDVVYDAKRDLLHCAYMGDMTDGYVLLDASDPLNTAEVGRFDYADQPSYSDHDVGEEAFGNCHYALPDPRRDLVVVGDERSYGTPGGKHVFDIGWRDGSPENPVPIGFTHSPNAKRMSSGGEGESDQTERFDWTGHQFDIVPLPDATLVVSGDWHEGTVLYDVTDPTDLHPIDTHETNAPAVENPNEQLQVFGDPPMAYSADYNEEREIALTSDLFTGIYTYRIDGASGTEETPETTNATENA from the coding sequence ATGCCAGGGACGACTCGACGGGCGGTGCTCAAGGCACTCGGGGTTGTGGGTGTCGGCTCCGGCGTGGCCTACGGCGCGCTCAGGATGGAGGATGGGGGCGAGACGGCGGGCGGAGCGAACGAAACGTCGACGGCCACCGCCGCGCCGACCCGAACGACGCAGGCCGAAACGCCGACCGCGACGCCGACGCCATCGACGTGGCGACTCGAAAACCTGAGTCAGTCACAGCTCTCCTCGTCGGCGGGTGGCTTCTCGGAGGGCGTCATCCGCTCCGACGGGCGTTACGCCGCCATCGGTACCCGATTTTCGGGCACCGGCAGCTATCTCGTGGACCTACGCGACCCAAACTCCCCCGAACTCGTTCATCACTTTCCGGCCGACGACGGCGTGACGTGTCTTGACGTCAAGTTCGGCCCGAAGAAGGGGCTGTACTGCCGGAGCAACCATCCAGCCGGCGACTCCGGTGTCCAGATCGTCGACTACGGGTTCGCCGAGGGAACGCCCGAATCACCACGAATCATCGGCGAACTCAACTCCGGGGGGACACACAACCTGTTCGTCCGCTCGAACGCATCCGTGGTCTACACCGTGAACTACAGCGACGATCCGGATACCGGCGGCATCGACATCTGGGACGTTTCGAAACTGCGCTCGCCACGACAGCACGGCACCGCCGGCCCGCCGGGTTTGGCACACGACGTGGTCTACGACGCCAAACGCGACCTGCTCCACTGTGCATACATGGGCGACATGACCGACGGCTACGTGCTGCTCGACGCGAGCGACCCGCTGAACACCGCGGAAGTCGGCCGGTTCGACTACGCCGACCAGCCCTCGTATTCGGACCACGATGTCGGCGAGGAGGCGTTCGGGAACTGCCATTATGCCCTCCCCGACCCGCGCCGCGACCTCGTGGTCGTCGGTGACGAGCGCTCGTACGGGACTCCGGGCGGCAAACACGTCTTCGACATCGGCTGGCGCGACGGTTCGCCCGAAAATCCCGTCCCGATCGGGTTCACGCACTCACCGAACGCGAAGCGCATGAGTTCGGGCGGCGAGGGCGAGAGCGACCAGACCGAGCGCTTCGACTGGACCGGCCACCAGTTCGACATCGTACCCCTCCCGGACGCCACGCTGGTCGTGAGCGGTGACTGGCACGAGGGCACAGTTCTCTACGACGTCACCGACCCGACGGACCTGCATCCGATCGACACGCACGAGACGAACGCGCCGGCGGTCGAAAATCCGAACGAGCAGTTACAGGTGTTCGGCGACCCGCCGATGGCCTACAGCGCCGATTACAACGAAGAGCGCGAGATCGCCCTGACGAGCGACCTCTTCACCGGCATCTACACCTACCGCATCGACGGAGCATCCGGCACTGAGGAGACGCCGGAGACGACGAACGCGACCGAAAACGCCTGA
- a CDS encoding 2,5-diamino-6-(ribosylamino)-4(3H)-pyrimidinone 5'-phosphate reductase, translating into MDVVVNAAMSADGKLSSRRREQVVISGPEDFARLDALRASCDAVCVGSGTVLADDPHLTVEDPDLRAERRAEGKPPHPARVVVDTRARTPPDSRVLDDVAASYVLVGNAAPDDRHAALRETGATLVTAGDERVDIEKGFAALEDEGIERLLVEGGGEILFSVFEAGLVDELSVFIGSILIGGRDAPTLADGAGFVEEFPELALEAVERVDDGVLCRYTVE; encoded by the coding sequence ATGGACGTCGTGGTCAACGCGGCGATGAGCGCCGACGGCAAACTCTCCTCGCGCCGGCGCGAGCAGGTGGTCATCAGCGGTCCGGAGGACTTCGCGCGCCTCGATGCGCTCCGGGCGTCCTGCGACGCGGTGTGTGTGGGGAGCGGGACGGTACTCGCCGACGACCCACATCTCACCGTCGAGGACCCGGACCTGCGCGCCGAGCGCCGCGCGGAGGGGAAACCACCCCATCCCGCACGGGTGGTCGTCGACACGCGTGCCCGTACGCCGCCCGACAGCCGGGTGCTGGACGATGTGGCCGCAAGCTACGTGTTGGTCGGCAACGCAGCGCCAGACGACAGGCATGCGGCGCTCCGTGAGACCGGTGCAACCCTCGTTACGGCCGGCGACGAGCGAGTCGATATTGAAAAAGGGTTCGCCGCGCTCGAAGACGAGGGCATCGAGCGGCTGCTCGTCGAAGGCGGTGGCGAGATACTGTTTTCGGTATTCGAGGCAGGGCTCGTCGACGAACTATCGGTATTCATCGGTTCGATTCTCATCGGCGGCCGCGACGCGCCGACGCTCGCCGACGGCGCGGGCTTCGTCGAGGAGTTTCCCGAACTCGCCCTTGAAGCCGTCGAGCGCGTCGACGACGGCGTGCTCTGTCGTTATACCGTCGAGTGA
- a CDS encoding NAD(P)/FAD-dependent oxidoreductase, protein MTESAEPVHRRLVITGSGIAGLTAAIYAARANNDPLVLEGDEPGGQLTLTTDVANYPGFPEGIGGTELINNMKEQAKRFGAEIEHGVVESVDDSDRPFELALASGKRYTADAVIVASGASARTLGVPGEDELMGYGVSTCATCDGAFFRDEEMLVVGGGDAAMEEATFLTKFASTVHLVHRREEFRAEDYWIDRLEEHVAAGDIEVMRNTELLEIHGSPEEGVDDVSLATHPEGHPSERLDDADTEQFDFDVGAVFLAIGHTPNTDYLRETGVGMDDAGYLATEGGAGGGQTETGVPGLFGAGDVVDYHYQQAVTAGGMGSKAALDADTYLETHADDERTAPLAESDD, encoded by the coding sequence ATGACCGAGAGCGCGGAGCCGGTTCATCGCCGGCTCGTCATCACGGGGTCGGGCATCGCGGGGCTGACGGCGGCCATCTACGCCGCGCGCGCGAACAACGACCCGCTGGTACTGGAGGGCGACGAACCGGGCGGCCAGCTCACGCTCACCACCGACGTCGCCAACTATCCGGGTTTTCCCGAGGGAATCGGCGGGACGGAACTCATCAACAACATGAAAGAGCAGGCGAAACGGTTCGGAGCCGAGATCGAACACGGCGTCGTCGAGTCCGTCGACGATTCCGACCGTCCGTTCGAACTCGCCCTTGCGAGCGGGAAGCGCTACACCGCCGACGCCGTCATCGTCGCCAGCGGCGCGAGCGCCCGTACTCTGGGTGTGCCGGGCGAGGACGAACTGATGGGCTACGGCGTCTCGACGTGTGCCACGTGCGATGGAGCATTCTTCCGCGACGAGGAGATGCTGGTCGTCGGCGGCGGCGATGCCGCGATGGAGGAGGCAACCTTCCTCACGAAGTTCGCTTCGACTGTACACCTCGTTCACCGCCGCGAGGAGTTCCGTGCCGAGGACTACTGGATCGACCGCCTCGAAGAGCACGTCGCAGCCGGCGACATCGAAGTCATGAGAAACACCGAACTCCTCGAAATCCACGGCTCGCCCGAGGAGGGTGTCGATGACGTATCGCTCGCAACCCACCCCGAGGGCCACCCGAGCGAGCGACTCGACGACGCCGACACCGAGCAGTTCGATTTCGACGTCGGGGCCGTCTTTCTCGCCATCGGCCACACGCCGAACACCGACTACCTGCGCGAGACGGGCGTCGGGATGGACGACGCCGGTTATCTCGCCACCGAGGGCGGCGCGGGCGGCGGCCAGACCGAGACGGGAGTTCCCGGACTGTTCGGCGCGGGCGACGTCGTGGATTATCACTACCAGCAGGCCGTCACGGCGGGCGGGATGGGCAGCAAGGCCGCTCTCGACGCCGATACGTACCTCGAAACCCACGCGGACGACGAGCGGACGGCACCGCTCGCCGAATCGGACGACTGA
- a CDS encoding DUF357 domain-containing protein: protein MPADLAEKTDRYERLLAEALDAATITVPPDTPLADAAADYEEMARSYLEDGRHFRAGDDPVNALAAFSYGHAWLDAGARMGLFAVPDEGDLFTV, encoded by the coding sequence ATGCCCGCAGACCTCGCGGAGAAAACAGATAGATACGAACGCCTACTTGCCGAGGCGCTCGACGCGGCGACCATCACAGTACCGCCCGACACGCCGCTGGCCGACGCCGCCGCAGACTACGAGGAGATGGCCCGCTCGTATCTGGAGGACGGCAGACACTTTCGTGCCGGTGACGATCCGGTGAACGCGCTCGCGGCCTTTTCGTATGGCCATGCGTGGCTCGACGCCGGCGCACGCATGGGTTTGTTCGCGGTGCCCGACGAAGGTGATCTCTTCACGGTCTGA
- a CDS encoding ArsR/SmtB family transcription factor: MEAVLWYVLTGTRGGTNRVRILRALDERPRNANRLAEELDLDYKTVRHHLDVLEENNVLENSGDDYGAVYLPTEQARHHWGTIEQIIEQVN, from the coding sequence ATGGAGGCCGTTCTGTGGTACGTGCTGACCGGCACCCGCGGCGGCACGAACCGCGTTCGTATCCTCCGGGCGCTCGACGAACGGCCACGGAACGCGAACCGCCTCGCCGAGGAGTTGGATCTCGATTACAAGACCGTCCGCCATCACCTCGACGTACTGGAGGAGAACAACGTCCTCGAAAACAGCGGCGACGACTACGGTGCGGTGTATCTACCGACCGAGCAGGCGCGCCATCACTGGGGGACGATAGAGCAGATCATCGAACAGGTGAACTGA
- a CDS encoding transcription initiation factor IIB has protein sequence MSDSTTRVNERERAEETEVEEEADEDELVCPECGGRLAADTEHGETVCTDCGLVVETDEIDRGPEWRAFDSAERDQKSRVGAPTTNMMHDKGLSTNIGWQNKDAYGNALSSRQRQKMQRLRTWNERFRTRDSKERNLKQALGEIDRMASALGLPDSVRETASVIYRRALDEDLLPGRSIEGVSTSALYAAARQAGTPRSLDEIATVSRVGKMELTRTYRYVVRELGLEIQPADPASYVPRFASDLELSEEAERRARQLLETAKDEGIISGKSPVGLAAAAVYAAALLTNEKVTQGAVSEVADISEVTIRNRYKELLEAEGDVMAA, from the coding sequence ATGAGCGATTCAACAACCCGCGTCAACGAGCGCGAACGAGCCGAAGAGACCGAGGTCGAAGAGGAGGCCGACGAGGACGAACTCGTCTGCCCCGAGTGTGGTGGCCGGCTGGCCGCCGACACCGAACACGGCGAGACCGTCTGTACGGACTGTGGTCTCGTCGTCGAGACCGACGAGATCGACCGCGGGCCGGAGTGGCGGGCGTTCGATAGTGCCGAACGCGACCAGAAGTCGAGAGTCGGTGCGCCCACGACGAACATGATGCACGACAAGGGCCTCTCGACGAACATCGGCTGGCAGAACAAGGACGCCTACGGCAACGCCCTCTCCAGTCGACAGCGCCAGAAGATGCAGCGCCTGCGCACCTGGAACGAGCGCTTCCGTACCCGTGACTCGAAGGAGCGCAACCTGAAGCAGGCCCTCGGCGAGATCGACCGCATGGCGAGCGCCTTGGGACTCCCCGACAGCGTGCGCGAGACCGCGTCGGTCATCTACCGCCGCGCGCTCGACGAGGACCTCCTGCCCGGACGCTCCATCGAGGGCGTCTCGACCTCGGCGCTGTACGCGGCGGCTCGACAGGCCGGCACGCCACGAAGTCTCGACGAGATCGCCACCGTCTCCAGAGTCGGCAAGATGGAACTCACCCGGACCTACCGCTACGTGGTCCGCGAACTCGGCCTCGAGATCCAGCCGGCCGACCCCGCGAGCTACGTGCCCCGCTTCGCCTCCGACCTCGAACTCTCGGAGGAGGCCGAGCGGCGTGCCCGACAGCTCCTCGAAACCGCAAAGGACGAGGGCATCATCAGCGGGAAGAGTCCTGTGGGACTGGCCGCCGCAGCGGTCTACGCCGCCGCCCTGCTCACCAACGAGAAGGTCACGCAGGGCGCGGTATCGGAGGTCGCGGACATCTCCGAGGTCACCATCCGCAATCGCTACAAGGAACTGCTCGAGGCCGAAGGCGACGTGATGGCCGCCTGA
- a CDS encoding DUF7836 family putative zinc-binding protein, with protein sequence MDEAAVQLLCPECAKHWRETPRELPDGGSTFHCPNCHASYRISEFMRTDRDLSAFKQLQ encoded by the coding sequence ATGGACGAAGCAGCCGTCCAACTGTTGTGTCCGGAGTGTGCGAAACATTGGCGTGAGACGCCACGGGAGCTTCCCGACGGCGGGTCGACGTTTCACTGTCCGAACTGCCACGCGAGCTATCGCATCAGCGAGTTCATGCGAACCGACCGCGACCTCAGTGCGTTCAAGCAACTCCAGTAG
- a CDS encoding UPF0058 family protein yields MKKQELIHLHGLLAEVRKHHEARTGTSAEYESYESLGVRPTSIHQSKTDHKAAVFALADGITSDMRRTETETVPAAAD; encoded by the coding sequence ATGAAAAAGCAGGAGCTTATCCACCTCCACGGCCTGCTTGCAGAGGTACGCAAACATCACGAAGCGCGGACAGGGACGTCCGCCGAGTACGAATCGTACGAGTCACTCGGCGTCCGTCCGACTTCGATCCATCAGTCAAAAACCGACCACAAGGCTGCCGTTTTCGCGCTCGCCGACGGTATTACGTCCGATATGCGACGCACGGAGACCGAGACGGTTCCGGCGGCCGCCGACTGA
- a CDS encoding DUF555 domain-containing protein, producing MDCRVVVEAAVPVYDVETADEAVRIAISKTGGMLNPDLSYVEIEMGSRTSPEGEELEPAFIVADEALVALELEMTVFSVEREEHASRIARKEIGQRLENIPLDVLEIEVLETDDEGDENEEDNETADTETDEDDLLPEFDELLEE from the coding sequence ATGGACTGTCGAGTCGTCGTCGAGGCTGCCGTGCCCGTATACGACGTGGAGACGGCCGACGAGGCCGTGCGCATCGCCATCTCGAAGACCGGCGGGATGCTCAACCCCGACCTCAGCTACGTCGAGATCGAGATGGGGTCGCGCACGTCGCCCGAGGGCGAGGAGTTGGAGCCGGCGTTCATCGTCGCCGACGAGGCACTCGTCGCGCTCGAACTCGAAATGACGGTCTTCAGCGTCGAGCGCGAAGAGCACGCCTCCCGCATCGCACGGAAGGAAATCGGCCAGCGACTCGAAAACATCCCGCTCGACGTCCTCGAAATCGAAGTGCTCGAAACCGACGACGAAGGCGACGAGAACGAGGAGGACAACGAGACAGCTGATACTGAAACGGATGAGGACGACCTCCTGCCGGAGTTCGACGAACTGCTCGAGGAGTGA
- a CDS encoding DNA-3-methyladenine glycosylase family protein encodes MKTGSIDVDALAGGFDLQATLESGQTYSWHRADGRMYEQSSVAGGSAWYVTVLPPAFTGEREVIRTRQTDGRLDWEATTDATDLLTHLLRLDDDLDAIRESVPDEVLIERAFDSYDGLRLVRDPPFVSLVSFICSAQMRVARIHGMQRTLAREFGSTVEFDGETYHAFPTPAQLAAAAEAQLRECSLGYRAPYVERTAELVASGDAHPESARGRDFEDAREYLKQFVGVGDKVADCVLLFALDYLEAVPLDTWLRRAIAEHYPDCDRGSYLETSRAIRERFGGEYAGYVQTYVFHHLRGGVE; translated from the coding sequence ATGAAGACCGGCAGCATCGACGTCGATGCGTTGGCGGGCGGGTTCGACCTGCAGGCGACCCTCGAAAGCGGGCAGACCTACTCGTGGCACCGTGCCGACGGGCGGATGTACGAACAGTCCTCCGTCGCCGGTGGCTCGGCGTGGTACGTCACGGTCCTGCCGCCCGCATTCACCGGCGAGCGCGAGGTGATACGCACACGGCAAACGGATGGCCGACTCGACTGGGAGGCGACGACCGACGCGACCGACCTCCTCACGCACCTGCTCAGACTCGACGACGATCTCGACGCCATCCGCGAGTCGGTGCCGGACGAGGTGCTCATCGAGCGCGCGTTCGACTCCTACGACGGCTTGCGATTGGTCCGTGATCCACCCTTCGTATCGCTCGTCTCATTCATCTGCTCGGCGCAGATGCGCGTCGCCCGCATCCACGGGATGCAGCGCACGCTCGCTCGCGAGTTCGGGTCGACCGTGGAGTTCGACGGCGAAACCTATCACGCCTTCCCGACGCCCGCACAGTTGGCCGCAGCCGCCGAGGCACAGTTGCGCGAGTGCTCGCTCGGCTATCGCGCTCCCTACGTCGAGCGCACGGCCGAACTCGTCGCGAGCGGCGACGCCCATCCGGAATCGGCGCGCGGGCGGGATTTCGAGGACGCCCGCGAGTATCTCAAGCAGTTCGTGGGTGTCGGCGACAAGGTCGCCGACTGTGTACTGCTGTTCGCGCTCGATTATCTCGAAGCCGTCCCGCTCGATACGTGGCTTCGACGGGCGATCGCCGAGCACTACCCTGACTGTGATCGTGGTTCCTATCTCGAAACCTCACGGGCCATCCGCGAGCGCTTCGGCGGTGAGTACGCGGGCTACGTCCAGACGTACGTCTTTCACCACCTGCGGGGCGGAGTCGAGTAG
- a CDS encoding acylphosphatase, with protein sequence MSDTRAHVFVSGRVQGVSYRASTRDAARDAGLDGWVKNLDDGRVEAVFEGSEASVERLVEWCHEGSPAADVDGVDAEYGDPEGVSGFEVRR encoded by the coding sequence ATGAGCGACACTCGTGCACACGTGTTCGTCTCCGGCCGCGTCCAGGGCGTCAGCTACCGCGCGAGCACTCGTGATGCCGCCCGCGATGCCGGCCTCGATGGCTGGGTGAAGAATCTCGACGATGGCCGCGTCGAGGCGGTCTTCGAGGGTAGTGAGGCGAGCGTCGAGCGCCTGGTCGAGTGGTGTCACGAGGGAAGCCCCGCCGCCGACGTCGATGGCGTCGACGCCGAGTACGGCGACCCCGAAGGGGTGAGCGGGTTCGAGGTTCGCCGGTAG